The Sylvia atricapilla isolate bSylAtr1 chromosome 12, bSylAtr1.pri, whole genome shotgun sequence genome has a segment encoding these proteins:
- the LOC136366618 gene encoding receptor-interacting serine/threonine-protein kinase 2-like translates to MANPFPVVAQEDLESFTLIRTGSGFALKAFHISWNTPISVKLLTNQDTTDREWKLLLQDIANVRRYESERLLPLLGIYQYHGLVGIVTEWMNNGSLHSLIHEHQLYPELPFPLLIRILSDVAEGLHHLHSLEPALCHCSLKPSNVLLDVQYRAKISDYGFTNWRKQQLRSDLQNCHQTNCQDLVYLPPEILKGGLPTQEGDIYSFGILCWETLSRRKPFEGQTTLLDVLRGICSSLRPGISEKFIPSNLPERNRLVHLIALCWHQEVDYRPHTAECVRLLNGVLTSINKEVISAAIYNLMDAKERALNACKGSERYTLQRGTCNSQIICPQKDNRLIIKKIPLVVPSLSTVLLDSSVNTAGKYNIEMHVSNTTPQNTTATKDHPDSERRKSSSFCTAPSCGSTAGKESSQHNSPPLALKHRPQPTHLGQAVTGPHSKGNCCQILSCQRQTILNCMTEGRLNHLLDVLRSQQTLSRMDYESITSHPTVTGRARALLDTCLCLGERAAQAVVTALSMSKRSPLGQVIHCPDCPSKINRLLL, encoded by the exons ATGGCCAATCCATTCCCTGTGGTAGCCCAGGAAGATTTGGAAAGCTTTACCTTGATCAGGACAGGCTCAGGCTTTGCCCTCAAAGCCTTCCATATTTCCTGGAACACTCCCATCTCTGTGAAGCTGCTGACAAACCAGGACACTACAGACAG gGAGTGGAAGTTGCTACTTCAGGACATAGCAAATGTCAGACGCTACGAGTCCGAACgtctcctgcctctccttggGATTTACCAGTACCATGGACTTGTGGGGATAGTGACTGAATGGATGAACAATGGATCCCTCCACTCCCTCATCCATGAG CATCAACTGTATCCAGAACTACCCTTTCCCTTACTCATAAGGATCCTGTCAGATGTGGCTGAAGGGCTGCATCATCTTCACAGCCTTGAACCTGCTCTCTGCCACTGCAGCCTGAAACCTTCCAACGTGCTTTTGGATGTGCAGTACAGAGCCAAG ATATCAGATTATGGCTTTACCAACTGGAGGAAACAACAACTGAGGTCAGACCTGCAGAATTGCCATCAGACAAACTGCCAGGATTTAGTGTATCTTCCTCCTGAAATACTTAAAGGAGGCCTCCCTACCCAGGAAGGTGATATTTACAG ttttggaatCCTGTGTTGGGAGACTCTCAGCAGACGGAAACCTTTCGAAG GTCAAACAACCCTGCTTGACGTTTTGAGAGGAATCTGCAGCAGTTTGCGGCCAGGCATTTCAGAAAAGTTCATACCAAGCAATTTGCCTGAGAGGAATAGACTGGTGCACCTcattgctctgtgctggcaTCAAGAAGTAGATTACAGACCACACACTGCAG AATGTGTACGCCTTCTAAATGGAGTTTTGACTAGCATAAATAAGGAAGTAATTTCTGCAGCAATCTACAATTTGATGGATGCAAAG gaGAGAGCGCTTAATGCATGCAAAGGCTCAGAGAGGTACACATTGCAGAGAGGCACGTGCAATTCACAG ATCATCTGCCCACAAAAAGACAACCGCTTAATCATCAAGAAAATTCCTCTTGTAGTGCCAAGCTTGTCAACTGTTCTACTTGATAGCAGTGTaaatacagcaggaaaataTAATATTGAGATGCATGTGTCAAATACAACCCCACAGAatacaacagcaacaaaag ATCACCCAGACTCCgagagaagaaaatcaagcTCCTTTTGCACAGCTCCTTCATGTGGTTCAACTGCAGGCAAAGAGAGCAGTCAGCACAACTCCCCACCACTGGCTCTTAAGCACAGACCACAACCAACACACCTTGGACAAGCAGTGACAG GTCCTCACAGCAAAGGAAACTGCTGTCAAATCCTTTCCTGTCAGAGACAGACCATACTGAACTGCATGACAGAAGGACGCCTCAACCACCTCCTCGATGTGCTCCGCTCGCAGCAAACCCTGTCCCGAATGGATTATGAAAGCATCACCTCGCACCCCACAGTGACGGGCCGTGCTCGGGCACTGCTGGACACTTGCCTTTGCCTCGGGGAgagggcagcacaggctgtaGTGACTGCACTTTCAATGAGCAAACGTAGTCCTCTGGGACAAGTCATTCATTGCCCAGACTGTCCTTCTAAGATAAACAGGCTGTTGTTGTGA